In Halobaculum magnesiiphilum, the following proteins share a genomic window:
- a CDS encoding carbohydrate ABC transporter permease encodes MSTTSRIADRAAALPAIEREDVSLLLVLPGLFLFAAFMFFPMLYLLGISFTNARPSNLFAGGSFLTFGEATFVGLENYATVLADGAFWNSLGSTWLFVATSLVLKIGLGLGVALVVTNRRVRGARFLRSLLIIPMGLPAIFTITIWRGIFSSAQFGLANQLLNWLGAGTVAWLNERWAAFFAYNITEMWLAYPFMVIITVSALQDVPRELHEAAMVDGAGYFARFFHVTLPSVKRPVLFASILTAAASFQQFLIPYAFNEGGPARLNELIIVYGYREAFQFSQYGQGAAIMLVAVAFIGAFMWLNVKKGRLADGVDEA; translated from the coding sequence ATGAGCACCACAAGCCGAATCGCCGACCGGGCGGCCGCGCTCCCGGCGATCGAACGCGAGGACGTCTCGCTGCTGCTCGTCCTTCCGGGGCTGTTCCTGTTCGCGGCGTTCATGTTCTTCCCGATGCTGTACCTGCTCGGGATCTCGTTCACGAACGCCCGACCGTCGAACCTCTTCGCCGGCGGGAGCTTTCTCACGTTCGGCGAGGCGACGTTCGTCGGGCTCGAGAACTACGCGACGGTGCTCGCGGACGGGGCGTTCTGGAACTCGCTGGGGTCGACGTGGCTGTTCGTCGCCACGAGCCTCGTGTTGAAGATCGGGCTCGGGCTCGGCGTGGCGCTCGTCGTCACGAATCGGCGTGTCCGCGGGGCGCGGTTCCTCCGTTCACTGCTCATCATCCCGATGGGACTCCCCGCGATCTTCACGATCACTATCTGGCGCGGGATCTTCAGTTCCGCACAGTTCGGCCTGGCTAACCAGCTGTTGAACTGGCTCGGTGCCGGCACCGTCGCGTGGCTGAACGAGCGCTGGGCCGCCTTCTTCGCGTACAACATCACCGAGATGTGGCTGGCGTATCCGTTCATGGTGATCATCACCGTGAGCGCGCTCCAGGACGTGCCCCGAGAGCTCCACGAGGCGGCGATGGTCGATGGCGCCGGGTACTTCGCGCGCTTCTTCCACGTGACGCTGCCGAGCGTGAAGCGTCCGGTCCTGTTCGCCTCGATCCTGACCGCCGCGGCGTCGTTCCAGCAGTTCCTCATCCCGTACGCGTTCAACGAGGGGGGCCCCGCACGACTTAACGAGCTGATCATCGTCTACGGATACCGCGAGGCGTTCCAGTTCAGCCAGTACGGCCAGGGCGCCGCGATCATGCTCGTCGCCGTCGCGTTCATCGGCGCGTTCATGTGGCTGAACGTGAAGAAGGGCCGGCTCGCCGACGGGGTGGACGAGGCGTGA